Proteins found in one Mangifera indica cultivar Alphonso chromosome 15, CATAS_Mindica_2.1, whole genome shotgun sequence genomic segment:
- the LOC123197189 gene encoding uncharacterized protein LOC123197189, whose translation MASSLPYFNTVTNPISLKRNSHKSLQVKAQSFKDEGRRVSIVDANLSVLRERIEEVVMKERLERCCRCEYGWNYASGYDHKLKKHKDLKEFFELAGLIGGTIGFTCLGGTLFLCLVSVLVHLFQ comes from the exons ATGGCTTCTTCTCTACCTTATTTCAATACTGTAACCAATCCAATATCGCTCAAGCGCAATTCTCATAAATCCCTGCAAGTCAAAGCTCAGAGCTTTAAAGATGAAG GAAGAAGGGTTAGCATTGTTGATGCAAATTTGAGTGTTCTAAGAGAGAGGATAGAGGAAGTTGTGATGAAGGAGAGATTGGAGAGGTGTTGCAGATGTGAATATGGCTGGAATTATGCATCTGGGTATGATCATAAACTGAAAAAACACAAGGATTTGAAAGAGTTTTTTGAGCTTGCAGGATTGATTGGTGGCACTATTGGCTTCACATGTCTTGGTGGCACACTTTTCCTTTGCCTTGTTTCCGTCCTTGTTCATCTCTTTCAATGA